A window from Rhizosphaericola mali encodes these proteins:
- a CDS encoding T9SS type A sorting domain-containing protein: MCLVFFSNTVSSQNYKTIKYTVNVPAQNSNSAYTITYNITPIGIYIYQIYGSPKSTGYNYYVRFNYTFTISGATSSVIYNGRIKFFSSLGDSAYYQLAAGSSYTNGTYSFSNVNTYDGGTKNEPSISTTNYTANNTYPDLIDTLKYTTVDLGLSLNGYATQGIGQDGSEDKAEYGARSTNITTSSTALPIRLLSFTVTENNTSNILNWQTAVETNNNYFVIEKSTDGNNFDSIGTVKGAGNSDQTLSYSYTDDEPVSGTNYYRLKQVDFDGNYTYSSIASIYYSGIVSSMDISIYPNPGKGTINIKGNWNNLTSVRVVSMLGQVVYVGNITTSSFQLPTNLVKGLYIINFYKGSKSIKNLKYILY; the protein is encoded by the coding sequence ATGTGTTTAGTTTTTTTTTCCAATACCGTTAGTTCTCAAAATTATAAGACAATTAAATATACGGTTAATGTTCCAGCACAGAATTCTAATAGTGCTTATACGATTACCTACAATATAACGCCGATTGGCATTTATATTTATCAGATTTATGGCTCACCCAAATCAACTGGTTATAATTATTATGTTCGTTTTAATTATACATTCACTATTTCTGGTGCTACGAGTTCCGTTATATATAATGGAAGAATAAAATTTTTCAGTTCACTTGGAGATTCTGCCTATTATCAATTAGCTGCAGGAAGCAGTTATACCAATGGTACTTATTCTTTTTCAAACGTCAATACATATGATGGTGGAACTAAGAACGAACCCTCTATCTCTACAACTAATTATACTGCTAATAATACCTATCCTGACCTAATTGATACCTTAAAATATACTACGGTTGATCTTGGTTTGAGTCTGAATGGATATGCAACTCAGGGTATAGGACAAGATGGTAGTGAAGATAAAGCCGAATATGGTGCAAGGTCAACAAATATTACCACCTCATCAACCGCTCTACCTATTAGATTATTATCATTTACTGTTACGGAAAATAATACTTCTAATATATTGAATTGGCAGACAGCTGTTGAGACCAATAATAATTATTTCGTAATAGAAAAATCAACAGATGGTAATAATTTTGACTCTATTGGGACTGTTAAAGGTGCAGGTAATTCTGATCAAACTTTGAGTTATAGTTATACGGATGATGAACCAGTTAGCGGGACGAATTATTATAGATTGAAACAAGTGGACTTTGATGGTAATTACACTTACAGCTCTATTGCAAGTATTTACTATTCAGGAATTGTTTCTAGTATGGATATATCCATATATCCCAATCCTGGAAAGGGAACTATAAATATTAAAGGTAATTGGAATAATTTAACTTCAGTGCGTGTCGTTTCCATGCTAGGGCAAGTCGTTTATGTTGGAAATATTACAACTAGTAGTTTTCAGTTACCAACTAATTTAGTTAAAGGGTTATATATTATAAATTTCTATAAAGGCAGTAAATCTATAAAAAATTTGAAGTATATTTTGTATTAA
- the argS gene encoding arginine--tRNA ligase: MNIVQDLKSAAVQAFASAYNINVAPDSIQVNETKPEFEGDYTIVLFPYVKELRKSPDEIGNAIGAYLKESYNQLVQDYNLIKGFLNLTITNSYWLGFLNENYTNTSFGNGVNTNQKVMVEYSSPNTNKPLHLGHLRNNFLGWSIAEILKEQGNTVYKTCVVNDRGIHICKSMIAWQRFGEGKTPQSEHEKGDHFVGDYYVKFNDAYKAEVKNLVANGMTEAEAEKEAPIMKATQKMLLDWEEGNEEVRALWAKMNGWVYEGFDATYKAIGSDFDKTYYEHNTYLLGKDWVEKGLASGVFFKKEDGSVWIDLTADGLDEKLVQRKDGTSVYITQDIGLAELKAKEFGIDRNVYVVGDEQNYHFKVLKLICQKLSIPAADGMYHLSYGMVELPTGKMKSREGTVVDADDLVAEMIQIAAQKTEELGKVADFSTDELNDLYNTLGLGALKFFLLRVDPKKKMIFNPEESIEFQGFTGPFVQYTHARIKSILRKVGELDLNIDAPTQLHPLEIKLITTIEQFPSVINDAANAMDPSGIAIYVFNLAKIFNSFYAELSIANAETAEEKALRVKIAQLTAATIQKAMHLLGIKVPERM; this comes from the coding sequence ATGAATATCGTTCAAGATTTAAAATCCGCTGCAGTTCAAGCATTTGCAAGCGCTTACAATATCAATGTAGCTCCAGATTCTATACAGGTAAATGAAACCAAACCAGAATTTGAAGGAGATTATACAATTGTATTATTTCCTTATGTAAAAGAATTACGTAAATCTCCCGATGAAATCGGTAATGCAATAGGAGCTTATTTGAAAGAAAGTTATAATCAATTGGTACAAGACTATAATTTGATCAAAGGTTTTTTAAATCTGACAATCACAAATAGTTATTGGTTAGGATTTTTAAATGAAAACTATACGAATACTTCTTTTGGAAATGGAGTAAATACCAATCAAAAAGTAATGGTAGAGTACTCCTCTCCCAATACCAATAAGCCATTGCATCTTGGCCACTTGAGAAATAATTTCCTAGGTTGGAGTATTGCAGAAATATTGAAAGAACAAGGAAATACCGTTTACAAAACTTGTGTAGTCAATGATCGCGGCATTCATATATGTAAAAGTATGATTGCTTGGCAGAGGTTTGGAGAAGGTAAAACACCTCAATCCGAACATGAAAAAGGTGATCATTTTGTCGGCGACTACTATGTAAAATTTAATGATGCTTATAAAGCGGAAGTTAAAAACTTAGTTGCCAACGGCATGACTGAAGCGGAAGCGGAAAAAGAAGCGCCAATCATGAAAGCAACGCAAAAAATGTTGCTTGATTGGGAAGAAGGAAATGAAGAAGTTCGTGCTTTATGGGCAAAAATGAACGGTTGGGTATATGAAGGTTTTGATGCAACTTATAAGGCAATTGGCAGCGATTTTGACAAAACATATTACGAGCACAATACCTATTTATTAGGAAAAGATTGGGTGGAAAAAGGTCTTGCATCAGGTGTATTTTTCAAAAAAGAAGACGGAAGCGTTTGGATTGATTTGACGGCTGATGGTTTGGATGAAAAATTAGTGCAAAGAAAAGATGGCACTTCTGTATACATCACCCAAGATATCGGTTTAGCCGAACTCAAAGCGAAGGAATTTGGTATAGATCGTAATGTCTATGTGGTTGGTGATGAGCAAAACTATCATTTCAAAGTATTGAAATTGATTTGTCAAAAATTAAGCATTCCAGCTGCGGATGGCATGTATCATCTAAGTTACGGTATGGTGGAATTACCTACTGGGAAAATGAAAAGCCGCGAAGGAACGGTTGTTGACGCGGATGATTTGGTTGCTGAAATGATTCAAATCGCAGCTCAAAAAACAGAAGAATTGGGCAAAGTAGCTGATTTTTCAACCGACGAATTAAATGATTTGTACAATACTTTGGGATTGGGTGCTTTAAAATTTTTCCTTTTGCGTGTAGATCCTAAAAAGAAAATGATTTTCAATCCAGAAGAAAGTATTGAATTTCAAGGCTTTACGGGCCCATTTGTACAATATACGCATGCGAGAATCAAAAGTATTTTGAGAAAAGTAGGCGAATTAGATTTGAATATCGACGCTCCAACGCAATTACATCCTTTGGAAATCAAATTAATCACGACGATTGAACAATTTCCAAGTGTAATTAATGATGCGGCCAATGCAATGGATCCATCTGGCATTGCGATTTACGTATTCAATTTGGCTAAAATATTCAACTCATTTTATGCCGAACTTTCTATTGCGAATGCGGAAACAGCCGAAGAAAAAGCATTAAGAGTAAAAATTGCACAATTAACCGCTGCAACGATACAAAAAGCGATGCATCTATTGGGAATTAAAGTACCAGAAAGAATGTAA
- a CDS encoding deoxynucleoside kinase — protein sequence MSNTNTKPKHIAIAGNIGAGKTTLTQLLSKHYKWLPQFEDVDNNPYLNDFYEDMPRWSFNLQIYFLNSRLNQILDIQRGTNTIIQDRTIYEDANIFAPNLHDMGLMSSRDFNNYYNFFQTLKSMVQPPDLLIYLKGSVPALVGQIQKRGREYEENIRLDYLKKLNILYDDWISKYKDGPLITINIDENHFAENEEDLGEVISKIDATLFGLF from the coding sequence ATGTCCAATACGAATACAAAGCCAAAACACATTGCTATCGCGGGGAATATCGGCGCAGGTAAGACGACGCTCACGCAATTATTGAGTAAGCATTACAAATGGCTGCCGCAATTTGAAGATGTTGATAACAATCCATATCTGAATGATTTTTATGAAGATATGCCTCGTTGGAGTTTCAATCTTCAGATTTATTTTTTGAATAGTCGTTTGAATCAGATTTTAGATATACAACGTGGCACCAATACGATTATTCAAGACAGAACCATATACGAAGATGCGAATATATTCGCACCTAATTTGCATGATATGGGCTTGATGTCTTCGAGAGATTTTAATAATTATTACAATTTCTTTCAGACATTAAAATCAATGGTTCAACCTCCAGATTTGTTGATTTATTTAAAAGGATCAGTACCTGCATTGGTTGGGCAAATTCAAAAAAGAGGTCGTGAATACGAAGAAAATATTCGATTAGATTATTTGAAAAAATTAAATATCTTATATGATGATTGGATCAGTAAATATAAAGATGGCCCGTTGATTACGATCAATATTGATGAGAATCATTTTGCGGAAAATGAAGAAGATTTGGGAGAAGTTATTTCCAAAATCGATGCTACTTTGTTCGGACTCTTTTAG
- the trpS gene encoding tryptophan--tRNA ligase, translated as MNKEIVVSGIRPTGVLHLGNYFGAMKNYVKMQDEYDCYFFVADWHSLTTHPDTKALKGSIKRVLAENIACGLDPEKVALYVQSDVPEIAELYLYLNMLAYKGELEKVPTFKDKVRLSPDNVNAGLLTYPVLMASDILIHRAKYVPVGKDQEQHLEMARNFAERFNHRYTELFPAPYAFNFKTALSKILSLDGNGKMSKSENAMGTLYLNDSDDAIIKKIKKAKTDAGPETPNSEKPEYIENLFTLMNLVSSKEVVDKFENDFNTCNIRYGDLKGQLAEDMVKFIAPIREKAAVIENDEVYLSKITKLGADKARARASETLQMVRKAMHMFN; from the coding sequence ATGAACAAAGAGATTGTTGTAAGTGGCATTAGGCCAACTGGGGTATTGCATTTGGGTAATTATTTCGGTGCAATGAAAAATTACGTAAAAATGCAGGATGAATATGACTGTTATTTTTTTGTAGCCGATTGGCACAGTCTTACTACACATCCTGATACAAAAGCACTTAAAGGAAGTATTAAAAGAGTTTTAGCAGAAAATATCGCATGCGGTTTGGATCCTGAAAAAGTAGCATTGTATGTACAAAGTGACGTACCAGAAATCGCAGAATTGTATTTGTATTTAAACATGTTGGCGTACAAAGGTGAATTGGAAAAAGTACCCACATTTAAAGATAAAGTAAGATTAAGCCCTGACAATGTCAACGCGGGTTTGCTGACTTACCCAGTTCTAATGGCTTCCGACATCTTAATCCATCGCGCCAAATATGTACCCGTGGGAAAAGACCAAGAACAACATTTGGAAATGGCGAGAAATTTTGCCGAAAGATTTAACCACAGATATACTGAATTGTTTCCAGCACCTTATGCATTTAACTTCAAAACGGCATTGAGCAAAATCCTTAGTTTGGATGGCAATGGCAAAATGAGTAAAAGTGAAAATGCAATGGGAACGCTTTATTTAAATGATTCTGATGATGCGATCATCAAAAAGATCAAAAAAGCAAAAACGGACGCGGGCCCAGAAACGCCTAATTCGGAAAAACCAGAATATATCGAAAATTTATTTACTTTAATGAATTTGGTAAGTAGCAAAGAAGTTGTTGACAAATTTGAAAATGATTTCAATACTTGCAATATTCGTTATGGTGATCTAAAAGGTCAATTGGCGGAAGATATGGTCAAATTTATCGCACCTATCAGAGAAAAAGCAGCGGTCATTGAAAACGATGAAGTTTATTTAAGTAAAATCACCAAATTAGGTGCTGATAAAGCAAGAGCACGCGCATCAGAAACTTTGCAGATGGTACGGAAGGCAATGCACATGTTTAATTAA
- a CDS encoding AEC family transporter produces MVNFIMIAVCIIAGMIFKATNSIHPDAHKGINTWILYIALPAVSLKYIPQIEWSDQMLFPILGSVITYFGSTIFMKFYSKAKHYTRHSESALILSSAFSNTSFIGFPLIMAFFNESLIKIAIICDQSMFILLSTVGIIAAVKGTHNKTAVISPKYIVKKLVTFPPFIGCIAALILSRFVNIKEGTLAYEFFDKLAATVGPLALFSVGLQLKFNGWRKQIIQIAMTQFYKLLIAPAIVLVIALCFHMKGDIPKITVFECAMPTLVTASIIAEQYKLNTRLVNLIIGLSIIIAFATSALWFEIVQRIF; encoded by the coding sequence ATGGTTAATTTTATTATGATCGCTGTCTGTATTATCGCAGGCATGATCTTCAAAGCTACCAATTCTATACACCCTGATGCCCACAAGGGTATAAATACATGGATATTATATATCGCATTACCAGCAGTTTCTCTAAAATACATACCACAGATTGAGTGGTCTGACCAGATGCTTTTCCCGATATTAGGCTCTGTTATCACGTATTTTGGCAGTACTATTTTTATGAAATTTTATAGTAAGGCAAAACACTATACTAGACACTCGGAAAGTGCACTTATATTATCCAGTGCATTCAGTAATACTTCTTTTATTGGATTTCCATTGATTATGGCATTTTTCAATGAATCATTAATAAAAATTGCCATCATCTGCGACCAATCCATGTTTATCCTTCTTTCTACGGTGGGAATCATTGCTGCTGTAAAAGGAACGCATAACAAAACTGCCGTTATTTCTCCGAAATATATCGTCAAAAAATTGGTCACCTTCCCTCCTTTTATTGGATGTATTGCTGCATTAATATTGTCTCGATTTGTAAATATAAAAGAAGGAACATTGGCTTATGAATTTTTTGATAAATTGGCCGCAACAGTTGGACCATTAGCGCTATTTTCCGTAGGATTACAACTAAAATTTAATGGTTGGAGGAAACAAATCATTCAAATTGCTATGACGCAATTTTACAAATTATTGATCGCACCAGCTATTGTTTTGGTCATAGCACTTTGTTTTCACATGAAAGGAGATATACCAAAAATCACCGTATTTGAATGTGCCATGCCTACACTTGTAACAGCAAGTATTATAGCCGAACAATATAAATTGAATACACGATTGGTCAATTTGATAATTGGTTTGAGTATTATTATAGCCTTCGCAACATCTGCGCTTTGGTTTGAAATAGTTCAAAGGATTTTTTAA
- a CDS encoding phosphoribosylpyrophosphate synthetase yields MPIHEYNNLVDALNDLKARGFDLDFNLAFDKIKCVENEICLAPSQFEIVETYRFEGASNPDDSSILYAITSNDGTMKGTLISAYGVYSDESIDTSIIEKLTVNYNIK; encoded by the coding sequence ATGCCTATACATGAATACAACAATTTGGTTGATGCTTTAAATGATTTGAAAGCGAGAGGTTTTGATTTAGATTTCAATCTTGCATTTGATAAAATAAAATGCGTTGAAAATGAAATCTGCCTTGCTCCTTCGCAATTTGAAATTGTAGAAACCTACCGTTTTGAAGGTGCAAGCAATCCGGATGATAGTTCAATTCTATATGCTATTACTTCCAATGATGGCACTATGAAAGGAACACTTATCAGTGCGTATGGTGTTTATAGTGACGAGTCCATTGACACGAGTATTATTGAAAAATTAACCGTGAATTACAACATAAAATAA
- the proS gene encoding proline--tRNA ligase, producing MNKEITSREIDYSQWYNDLIIKGGMADYSAVRGCMIIKPYGFALWENMQGVLDKKFKETGHQNAYFPLFVPKSLFEAEETNAEGFAKECAVVTHYRLKSDPDKKGKLIVDPEAKLEEELVVRPTSEAIIWNTYKGWIQSYRDLPILINQWANVVRWEMRTRLFLRTAEFLWQEGHTAHATEQEAIDEAKKMLHVYADFVENYMALPVIRGIKSPNERFAGAVETFCIEALMQDGKALQAGTSHFLGQNFAKAFDVKFSDNNNKLDYVWATSWGVSTRLIGALVMAHGDDDGLVMPPKIAPIQVVIVPIFKGEDQLATISQKVNTEIIPALTALGIRVKFDDDATARPGWKFAEYEKKGVPVRMALGARDLENNVIEVARRDTKEKQSYPLENIANTVADLLEEIQKNLFGRSLKYREEHITNADTWDEFVNLLDTKAGFIAAHWDGTPETEEKIKELSKATIRCIPLDNKLEEGNCILTGKPSKQRVLFARAY from the coding sequence ATGAACAAGGAAATCACTTCAAGGGAAATCGACTATTCTCAATGGTATAACGACTTGATTATCAAAGGTGGAATGGCTGATTATAGTGCCGTTCGTGGTTGTATGATCATCAAACCTTATGGATTTGCACTTTGGGAAAATATGCAAGGCGTTTTGGACAAAAAATTTAAAGAAACAGGCCATCAAAATGCTTATTTCCCCTTATTTGTACCCAAAAGTCTTTTCGAGGCGGAAGAAACGAATGCGGAAGGATTTGCCAAAGAATGCGCTGTCGTTACGCACTATCGACTTAAATCTGATCCAGATAAAAAAGGAAAATTAATCGTTGACCCTGAAGCGAAATTAGAAGAAGAATTGGTGGTACGTCCTACAAGTGAAGCGATTATTTGGAATACTTACAAAGGTTGGATTCAATCTTACAGAGACCTACCTATTTTGATAAATCAATGGGCAAATGTTGTTCGTTGGGAGATGCGCACAAGATTATTTTTGCGTACGGCAGAGTTTTTGTGGCAAGAAGGTCACACTGCACATGCAACCGAACAAGAAGCGATCGATGAAGCTAAAAAAATGCTTCATGTTTATGCTGATTTTGTAGAAAATTATATGGCACTGCCAGTCATAAGAGGAATTAAAAGTCCCAATGAAAGATTTGCAGGAGCGGTAGAGACTTTTTGTATCGAAGCATTAATGCAAGATGGAAAAGCATTACAAGCTGGAACTTCTCACTTTTTAGGTCAAAATTTTGCCAAAGCATTCGATGTTAAATTTAGTGATAATAATAATAAATTAGATTATGTATGGGCAACTTCTTGGGGAGTAAGTACGCGTCTAATTGGTGCACTTGTTATGGCGCATGGAGACGATGATGGCCTAGTGATGCCTCCAAAAATAGCGCCTATTCAAGTTGTAATCGTTCCGATTTTCAAAGGAGAAGACCAATTAGCAACTATTAGTCAAAAGGTAAATACTGAAATTATTCCTGCATTGACTGCATTAGGCATTCGTGTAAAATTTGACGATGACGCCACGGCTAGACCAGGTTGGAAATTTGCAGAATATGAAAAGAAAGGCGTACCTGTAAGAATGGCGTTAGGTGCTCGTGATTTGGAAAATAATGTAATCGAAGTGGCTCGTAGAGATACCAAAGAAAAACAATCTTATCCTTTGGAAAATATCGCAAATACGGTTGCGGATTTGTTAGAAGAAATTCAAAAAAATCTCTTTGGTCGTTCTTTAAAATATCGCGAAGAGCATATTACAAATGCAGATACTTGGGATGAATTTGTAAACTTGCTAGATACAAAAGCAGGATTTATTGCAGCCCATTGGGATGGTACACCAGAAACTGAAGAAAAAATCAAGGAATTATCCAAAGCGACTATTCGTTGTATTCCTTTGGATAACAAATTAGAAGAAGGAAATTGTATACTAACAGGAAAACCTTCTAAACAAAGAGTTTTATTTGCAAGAGCATATTAA
- a CDS encoding c-type cytochrome — translation MNNFIKNKRQTVLLGVFVFGLLVITASYKNATPPGFKNLKVLPTTISRDSLHDLMEGYSAALGVKCGYCHAKSSSDPKRLDFASDDVIQKTYARHMITMTQNINKNEFNFEKSNRPDTINIVTCGTCHRGNKDPEAFVAPEKD, via the coding sequence ATGAACAATTTCATTAAAAATAAAAGACAAACTGTATTATTGGGTGTCTTTGTGTTTGGTTTGCTAGTTATTACTGCATCTTATAAAAATGCAACACCTCCTGGATTTAAAAATTTAAAAGTTTTACCTACGACGATTAGTAGAGATAGTTTGCATGATTTAATGGAGGGATATAGTGCGGCATTAGGTGTAAAATGTGGCTATTGTCATGCTAAAAGTAGTTCAGATCCTAAAAGGTTGGACTTTGCAAGTGATGATGTTATTCAAAAAACATATGCACGCCATATGATCACAATGACACAAAACATAAATAAAAACGAATTTAATTTTGAAAAATCAAATCGACCAGACACAATAAACATTGTAACTTGTGGAACTTGCCATCGTGGAAATAAAGATCCAGAGGCATTTGTGGCACCTGAAAAAGATTAA
- the panC gene encoding pantoate--beta-alanine ligase, with product MIIFKKVADIQNYISIQKEKGKSVGFVPTMGALHEGHISLIEFGKTQSDFLICSIFVNPTQFNDKNDFEKYPITIDADIELLEKNHCDVLFLPSVAEMYPDGMELKTHYDLGNIENLLEGAFRPGHFQGVCQVVERLLRIVLPDKLFMGQKDYQQVMVLKKMIQLQNLDTELIMLPIKRSQAGLALSSRNARLNQENLDHALTIIRVLEKIKSNISKNTFETLKKDAEDTLLNNGFEKIDYIELAQQEDLQSLPIWIKDTPSIILIAAWIEGVRLIDNILID from the coding sequence ATGATCATTTTCAAAAAAGTTGCGGATATTCAAAACTATATCTCCATACAAAAAGAAAAAGGAAAATCCGTTGGCTTTGTCCCTACTATGGGAGCTTTACATGAAGGTCACATATCCCTCATCGAATTTGGGAAAACACAATCCGACTTTCTAATTTGCAGCATATTTGTTAATCCAACACAATTCAATGATAAAAATGATTTTGAAAAATATCCGATAACCATAGATGCAGATATTGAATTGTTAGAAAAAAATCATTGTGATGTCTTATTTCTACCAAGTGTGGCAGAAATGTACCCCGACGGCATGGAATTAAAAACGCATTATGACCTCGGAAATATTGAAAACCTCTTGGAAGGCGCATTCCGACCTGGCCATTTTCAGGGTGTGTGCCAAGTCGTGGAAAGACTTCTTCGCATCGTTCTTCCTGATAAACTATTCATGGGACAAAAGGATTATCAGCAAGTAATGGTTTTAAAAAAAATGATTCAATTGCAAAACCTGGACACAGAATTGATCATGCTTCCAATAAAAAGATCACAAGCTGGGCTAGCTCTTTCTAGTCGCAATGCAAGATTAAATCAAGAAAATTTAGATCATGCATTAACGATCATTAGAGTATTAGAAAAAATAAAATCAAATATTTCAAAAAACACATTTGAAACTTTAAAAAAGGATGCAGAAGACACGCTTTTAAATAACGGTTTTGAAAAAATAGATTATATCGAGTTGGCACAACAAGAAGATTTACAGTCTTTACCAATTTGGATAAAAGATACACCATCCATTATCTTAATCGCCGCATGGATCGAAGGCGTAAGATTAATCGATAATATACTGATTGATTAG
- a CDS encoding glycogen/starch synthase, producing MSDTKKRILFIATEMSPYLELTEYAEIINKLAIKSNDSGFEVRCIMPRFGIINERRHRLHEVVRLSGINVSVNGDDYPLQIKVASLPNARLQVYFLDNEDFFKRKSLFHDEEENWFDDNDLRTIFFCKGALETVKKFGWPPDIIHCSGWMSSLVPLYLKTTYKKEPVFAHSKVIYTLGAPIFEETLGADFVKHAHISAAIKAKDLEPFKPADNHSMLRGGATHSDAVIFGSDAVEESLITEFSKAKGKKLLTFPGWDSDLTEYINLYNELTED from the coding sequence ATGTCTGATACAAAAAAACGTATTTTATTTATAGCTACAGAAATGTCACCATATTTAGAATTGACTGAATATGCTGAGATTATCAACAAATTAGCTATTAAAAGCAACGATTCTGGCTTTGAAGTGAGGTGTATCATGCCTCGATTTGGCATCATAAATGAACGCCGCCACAGATTACATGAAGTTGTTAGATTGTCTGGAATCAATGTCTCTGTCAACGGTGATGATTATCCTCTTCAGATTAAAGTTGCCTCCTTGCCGAATGCAAGATTACAAGTTTATTTTTTAGATAACGAAGATTTTTTCAAAAGAAAATCTTTGTTTCATGATGAAGAAGAAAATTGGTTTGATGACAATGATCTGAGAACTATATTTTTCTGTAAAGGTGCATTGGAAACAGTGAAAAAGTTTGGATGGCCTCCAGATATTATTCATTGTAGTGGATGGATGAGCAGTTTAGTGCCTTTATATTTGAAAACTACGTACAAAAAAGAACCTGTTTTTGCTCACAGTAAAGTAATTTACACTTTAGGTGCTCCAATATTTGAAGAAACATTGGGTGCTGATTTTGTAAAACATGCACATATTTCAGCGGCAATAAAAGCCAAAGATTTGGAGCCATTTAAACCTGCTGACAATCACAGTATGTTGCGTGGTGGTGCTACTCATTCAGATGCCGTTATATTTGGTTCCGATGCTGTAGAAGAGTCTTTAATTACGGAATTTAGTAAAGCTAAAGGCAAAAAATTATTGACCTTCCCAGGATGGGACAGTGATCTAACAGAATATATCAATCTTTACAATGAATTGACAGAAGATTAG
- the metK gene encoding methionine adenosyltransferase, translating to MPYFFTSESVSEGHPDKVADQISDALIDNFLAFDNSSKVACETLVTTGQVILAGEVKSNTYLDVQKIAREVIAKIGYTRSEYMFDANSCGILSAIHEQSADINQGVDRKTKEEQGAGDQGMMFGYATNETDNYMPLALDLAHTLLKELAVLRRENNEIKYLRPDAKSQVTLEYNDDNKPSRIDTIVISTQHDDFDANDDAMLEKIKNDIINILVPRVKEKYPKYTALFNDNIKYHINPTGKFVIGGPHGDTGLTGRKIIVDTYGGKGAHGGGAFSGKDPSKVDRSAAYATRHIAKNLVAAGIADEVLVQVSYAIGVAEPTGIYVNTYGTCKVNKTDGEIAQLVGQIFDMRPYFIEERLKLRNPIYSETAAYGHMGRDSESVTKTFEAPDGTKISKDVELFTWEKLDYVDKIKEAFAK from the coding sequence ATGCCTTACTTTTTCACTTCTGAAAGTGTGTCAGAAGGACATCCAGACAAAGTTGCAGATCAGATTTCTGATGCATTAATTGATAATTTTTTAGCTTTTGATAATTCTAGTAAAGTAGCTTGTGAGACTTTGGTTACTACTGGTCAAGTTATTTTGGCCGGAGAGGTAAAATCCAATACTTATTTAGATGTACAAAAAATCGCAAGAGAAGTAATCGCAAAAATTGGTTACACTAGAAGTGAATATATGTTTGATGCAAATAGTTGTGGTATTTTATCCGCAATTCATGAGCAATCTGCGGATATAAACCAAGGTGTTGATAGAAAAACAAAAGAAGAGCAAGGTGCTGGAGACCAAGGTATGATGTTTGGTTACGCTACTAATGAAACGGATAATTATATGCCGCTTGCATTAGATTTGGCGCATACGCTTTTGAAAGAATTGGCAGTTTTGAGAAGAGAAAATAATGAAATCAAGTATTTGCGTCCTGATGCAAAAAGTCAAGTGACATTAGAATACAATGATGACAACAAACCTTCTCGTATTGATACGATTGTAATCTCTACACAGCATGATGATTTTGATGCGAATGATGATGCAATGTTGGAAAAAATCAAAAATGATATCATTAATATTCTTGTTCCAAGAGTTAAAGAAAAATATCCAAAATATACCGCTCTGTTCAACGACAATATTAAATACCATATCAACCCAACAGGTAAATTTGTAATCGGTGGACCACACGGAGATACAGGTCTAACTGGTAGAAAAATTATCGTAGATACTTACGGTGGTAAAGGTGCTCATGGTGGTGGTGCATTTAGTGGAAAAGATCCAAGTAAAGTAGATCGGTCTGCGGCTTATGCAACACGTCATATTGCTAAAAACTTAGTTGCTGCGGGTATTGCTGACGAAGTTTTGGTACAAGTTTCTTATGCTATCGGTGTTGCAGAACCAACGGGTATTTATGTAAATACTTACGGTACATGCAAAGTGAACAAAACTGATGGTGAAATTGCTCAATTGGTAGGTCAGATATTTGACATGCGTCCTTACTTTATAGAAGAACGTTTGAAATTAAGAAATCCGATCTATAGTGAAACAGCAGCTTACGGTCACATGGGTAGAGATTCAGAAAGTGTAACAAAAACATTCGAAGCTCCAGACGGAACTAAGATTTCTAAAGATGTAGAATTATTTACTTGGGAAAAGCTCGATTATGTCGATAAAATCAAAGAAGCTTTTGCTAAATAA